The genome window AGACGAAAGAAGAAGTGAGCCTTCACGCGTTCTGCGTGGGCCGCATGTCAGCGTTAATTGAAAGATGCGGCGCATCAGTCACATCGCCCTTCAGAGACGCGCAAAGAGCCTCCAAATAATATGCCGCGTTGCTCAGCATCTCACGTTTGCGCGCCAGCAATTGTAAGAGGTCAGGTGCTTCGGGCGCCGTGGAAAAGGTATCCGAGGTTTGGACGTCTGGTCGAGCGCGGTTCTGGGCTGGAAATGGAATGAGGTTAGGCACGACGTTCTCCGGGAACGAAGGAGACAGGGGTGCCGTCATCGGCCCTCTGAAGGTAGTGGAGAAAAGCCGCCACAAATCATTTGCGCAGCGCGAATAGGCTTTCGATTATGCCGGAGAGCAGGAGATTGTCCTTGGAAGACAACCGCGTCTCAGCAACTGCGCCTATGCACTCACGAATTGACGCGAACCCTTAACAAAGATTGGATTTTCGTGGATGCGCCTCGGTTCTCACAACCTCAAGTGAACTTTGCTGCTCATTCTGGATATGTTGGCGGAAACTGGACACGATGGCGCGATCCCATGATGGTAAGAGCGATCATGAAGTAGTGCCGCATTTCGCGGCAGTAAAAACTAAAGGATCGCTATGGCGTGACGAGATTCAGTCCGAACTGTCGCCAGGAAGAACCGCTTAGAGACCGGCCTTAAAATTCCGTTCTCTCGAGGGGCGCTACTGGTACTCGCGGTGCAGATTCTTGGTGTTCCAGAGAGTTGGCCGGGTACAGGTACGTGTCGCCTTTGGCGGCCGTCAGATATCGTTTGTCCGCGTGTCATTCGCTATTGGGCGGGGTCTGTTTGCGCGCTCGCAGACTTCCAAATCTCGACGCCGACCATCTGGACGAAGTTGCCATTTGACCTGCCATTGCCTTTCAAGCGGTCCACGCACAAACGAATAATCATATGTCAGACAATATCCTGGTGAAATCCTCGCTGCGATTTCATGGCTCAACCTTCGACGATATGGTCGAAATATACACGAAAAACTTCGGTCCCTTTGAGGCCAGCCAGTTGGGCCGGGGGGCAGATTTCCTTTGGCAGGCCGACTTCCATACCGGAGGGGCAGCAACCTTGGTCACCAGTCACTACCAGGTTGAATGGCAAGCACGTCCTCTGGCCGAAATGCCTGAGTGGCTATCGATTGCGGTACCTCGCATCGGAGGCTGGGGCGTAGCGCTTGGTCGCCGAGTGATTGACGTCAAGCCGGGCCAGGTGCTGCTTGTCAATAACAAGCAGCCGGAACGTTTCTTTCTGCAAGGTGCGCCGAATATGTCCGATGTGCTCCGACTGGACTGGGCGGTCATGAAGCAAACGGTTGCAGCAATGTTTGAGATGCCATTGAATGGCTCACTTGATCTGACGCCGATCCTGGATCTGTCCACGTCAGCCGGTCAATTGGTCGGAAATCTCGTGCAAACGATCATTGCGGGTATGCGCTACAACGGACCGCTCATTCAATCTCCGATGGCGATGTCGTATATGGTCAACGCGCTCGCCGATTTGATATTGCGGACGACGCCACATCAGCTATCTCACCTATTAGCCAAGAAGCCCCACCTGGTTGCTCCCCGGCATGTTCGACGTGCCATCGACTTCATGCACGCAAACATTGACCGGCCAATAACGATGCAAATGGTCGCCGAGGCTGTTGGTGTTTCCATTCGCGCGCTGGAAGGGGGCTTTCGGGCTTTCAGGGAAACAACCCCAATGGCTTATCTGCGGGGGATTCGTCTGCAAGCCGCCCGGGCAGATCTTCTGGATCAGTCCAACCGCACGTCGATCAAAGAAATATGCTTGAAGTGGGGCTTCTTCCATTTCGGAAGATTCGCGGTGACCTATCGGCAGACATTTGGAGAAACTCCATCGGAGACGAGGAAGCGCTCAGGAGCTGAAGGCTGAGTAAGCATATGACAATCCACAAACGTCTTTAGACCCGATCTCCGGGCTGGTTCACTCCAGGGGAAAGTGGCAGGCAACCCCATGGTTCGTCGAGGTTTCAGTCAAAAGCGGGCGGCTTTCATGGCAGATATCTCGGGCAAAGGCACAGCGGGTCGAGAATTTGCAGCCCTTGGGAGGGTTGAGCGGGCTTGGAATTTCGCCCTTGAGCAGGATGCGCTCGCGTCTGCCCCCTTTATGCGGCTGCGGAATGGCTGAAAGCAGCGCCTGGGTATAAGGATGGCGCGGGGCGGCGTAGAGCGTGTCGGTCTCGCCGATTTCCACGATGGAACCGAGATACATGACGGCCACGCGGGTCGAAACCTGGCGAACCACGGGAAGATCGTGAGCGATGAACAAATAGGTGAGGTTCAGCCGCTCACGGAGGTCAGCGAACAGATTGATGATCTGCGCCTGTACCGAAACATCGAGTGCGGAGACCGGTTCATCGGCGACGATCAATTGCGGTTCGACCGCCAGCGCCCGCGCAATGCCGATCCGCTGGCGCTGTCCGCCTGAAAATTCATGCGGATAACGATCGAGATATTCAGGCCTCAGACCCACCAAAGTCATGAGTTCGGCAAGGCGATCCTCGACTTCGGAACCAGTGCGGATCGCGTGGACCTTCAGCACTTCGCCGAGGATATCGCGGACCCTGCGGCGCGGATTAAGCGAGGAGGAAGGATCCTGGAAGATCATCTGCATTTTGCGCCGCACTGGCTTCAGCGCCCGCGCATTCGCCTTGCCGATCTCGATGCCCTCGAAGGCGAGGCTGCCGGAAGTCACGTCGTAAAGCCGGGTCATGCAACGACCCAAGGTGGACTTGCCGGAGCCGGATTCGCCGACCAGGCCGAGCGTCTCGCCCGGAAACACGTCGAGGCTGATCTGGTCTACGGCATGCAATATCCGGCCCGAGCCCGGCATCATGGTCTTACCGACGACGAAATTCTTGGTCAGTTGGTGAGCCGAAAGGAGAGGCTTTCGCATTTGCTCGGTGCTCACGCCGCCACCTCCAGGCAAAGAACGGTCCGGCGCAGGGTTTCCCGCTCGTCGCCGTCGAGCACACAGAGCCCGGCCTGATCCTCAAGCCGTCTGAGCGGCGGACGCGCGTTGCACTCAGCGCGGGCAAATCGACAGCGCGGCGCAAAACCGCAGCCCTCGGGTATGTTTTCGGGTGTGGGCGGCATGCCGCCGATCGAGATCAGCCGCTCGGGTCTTGGGCCGGTCAATGGCGGGATCGAGGCCATCAGGCCCCAGGTATAGGGGTGAAGGGGATGGGAAAAGATAGCTTTCGCCGGACCGCTTTCCACAATACGGCCGGCATACATGACCGCGACCTGATCGGCCACTTCGGCAACGACACCCATATCGTGGGTAATCAGGATGATCGCCGATCCAAAATCCTTGCGCAACCGCAGCAGAAGATCGAGCACCTGCGCCTGGACGGTCACGTCGAGCGCCGTGGTCGGTTCATCGGCGACGATGAGCGCCGGATTGCAGGAGATCGCCATCGCAATGACGGCGCGCTGGCGCATGCCGCCGGAAAGCTGGTGCGGATAGCGCCCGACGGCCTCCGCCGGATTTGCGAAGCCCACCTCCGCCAAAAGTTCGATCGCGCGTTTGCGTGCTGCCCGAGCGGAGAGTTTTTCATGAGCGCGGATCTGCTCTTCTATCTGCCAGCCGATCGTATAGACCGGGGTCAGCGCGGTCATCGGATCCTGCGAGATCAGGCCGATGCCCTTGCCGCGAATGCTTCGCATCCGGCTGGCCGGCAGTTCGAGAATGCGCTCGCCTTGAA of Rhizobium sp. NXC24 contains these proteins:
- a CDS encoding AraC family transcriptional regulator, whose translation is MSDNILVKSSLRFHGSTFDDMVEIYTKNFGPFEASQLGRGADFLWQADFHTGGAATLVTSHYQVEWQARPLAEMPEWLSIAVPRIGGWGVALGRRVIDVKPGQVLLVNNKQPERFFLQGAPNMSDVLRLDWAVMKQTVAAMFEMPLNGSLDLTPILDLSTSAGQLVGNLVQTIIAGMRYNGPLIQSPMAMSYMVNALADLILRTTPHQLSHLLAKKPHLVAPRHVRRAIDFMHANIDRPITMQMVAEAVGVSIRALEGGFRAFRETTPMAYLRGIRLQAARADLLDQSNRTSIKEICLKWGFFHFGRFAVTYRQTFGETPSETRKRSGAEG
- a CDS encoding oligopeptide/dipeptide ABC transporter ATP-binding protein, coding for MMPGSGRILHAVDQISLDVFPGETLGLVGESGSGKSTLGRCMTRLYDVTSGSLAFEGIEIGKANARALKPVRRKMQMIFQDPSSSLNPRRRVRDILGEVLKVHAIRTGSEVEDRLAELMTLVGLRPEYLDRYPHEFSGGQRQRIGIARALAVEPQLIVADEPVSALDVSVQAQIINLFADLRERLNLTYLFIAHDLPVVRQVSTRVAVMYLGSIVEIGETDTLYAAPRHPYTQALLSAIPQPHKGGRRERILLKGEIPSPLNPPKGCKFSTRCAFARDICHESRPLLTETSTNHGVACHFPLE
- a CDS encoding ABC transporter ATP-binding protein, whose translation is MTGSNKPLLLDVKGLTVSFATDKGLVKAVDDVSFSVRQGEILSIVGESGSGKSVTLLSLLGLHDAKTTRVDGAVAFQGERILELPASRMRSIRGKGIGLISQDPMTALTPVYTIGWQIEEQIRAHEKLSARAARKRAIELLAEVGFANPAEAVGRYPHQLSGGMRQRAVIAMAISCNPALIVADEPTTALDVTVQAQVLDLLLRLRKDFGSAIILITHDMGVVAEVADQVAVMYAGRIVESGPAKAIFSHPLHPYTWGLMASIPPLTGPRPERLISIGGMPPTPENIPEGCGFAPRCRFARAECNARPPLRRLEDQAGLCVLDGDERETLRRTVLCLEVAA